The Neosynechococcus sphagnicola sy1 DNA window GTAAGCCTGTTATCGAAGCGATGAGATTGGCTCAGTCTTGGGAAATCTCCTAAGTTTGAGTTCGTAAAGCTGTTGCATCAACACTCCTACTTGGCTGATCTGAATCCTCCATTGAAACCATATTTCGACAATCGGTGAAGTGCCTCACCACATAGGCGAATGGGGAATTCTGCGATTCCGTTAAGATAGGCGTACCTCGACGTTGCCAGTAATAATGCCCTGACCTGCATGATCCCCCTCCGGCTGACGCTTAAGAACTTTCTCAGTTATCGGGAAACAACACTGGACTTTCGAGGTTTGCACGTTGCCTGTGTCTGTGGAGCCAATGGGGCGGGTAAGTCTTCGTTGCTAGAAGCGATCGCCTGGGCCTTATGGGGGCAAAGTCGCGCTGTTTCAGAGGATGACATGATTCACCAGGGTACCAAGGAAGCTCAGGTGGATTTCTTGTTCGAGAATCAGGAGCAAACCTACCGGGTGATGCGGACTCGTACCCGAGGTCAGGCTAGTTCCCTGGAGTTCCAAATTGCCACGGCTAATGGTTTTCGCAGCTTAACGGAACCGGGGGTGCGGGCAACCCAACAACTGATACTGCAACACCTGAAGCTCGACTACGAAACCTTTGTTAACTCCGCCTATCTACGTCAGGGACGAGCAGATGAATTTATGCTCAAGCGCCCCAGTGAGCGCAAACAAATTCTGACGGATTTGCTGAAGCTGGATCACTACGACCATCTGGCGGAACAGGCTAAGGAGCGATCGCGGGAGTTCAAGGCCAAAGTTGAACTGCTGGAGCAAGTGCTGACTACCACCCAAACCCAGCTGCAACAACAACCGACCATCGCTGCCGCCCAGGCCGAACTGGAAGCGGCGATCGCCCAGATGCGCCAAGCCCAAACAGCGGCTGCAGCCCAACTGCAAGCCTTACAGGTGGTGCAGCAACAGCGCCAGACCTGGGAGCAACAACAGCAGTGGCACCAGCAACAACAGCGAAACTTGACTCAAGACTATCAACAACTGCAACAGGAGCTAGTCACCCTCCAGCGCCAACAACAGGAACTCACCGCCATTCTGCAACAGGAGGCAGCGATCGCCCAAGGGTATGCCCATTGGCAGCACTTGCACATCCAAGAAGAGGTGCTGTCAAAACAATACCAGGCTTACCAACAGTCACAGGATCAGCGCCAAGCCCTGCTGCGGCAACAAGCCCAGCAGGTTGAAACCTTGAAAGATCAACACCGCCAACTCCAGGCACAACTCGAAGCCTGCACCCAACAAGTCCAGGAGCAGCAGCAAATTCTCAGCAAGCTGCCAGAGGTGGAAGCGGCCTTAGAACAACTGCACCAAGCTCGCACCCGTCTCAGTGAACTCGATCAGCTGCAAACCCAAGTCACCCCCCTGCATCAACGCCGCACCACCCTCCAAACCCAGATTGACCGTCTACAAGCCCGTCAGGTTGCCCGATGGGAGGAACTCCAGTCCCAAGCTGGAACTTTACAGCACCAGCAACTACGGCAACCCCAGTTAGAACAGCAACTCCAGGAAGCAACCCAGCGGATCGAACAACTGGATAAGCGGCGCGTCTATCAGCAGCGCGTCCGGGAGAAAGGCTTAGAGCGCAAGAGTTTTATGGAACGGTTACAAACCCACCAGCAGGACTATGAAACCCAACTGGCAGACCTAGAGCAGAAGCTGCAACTTCACCTCAGTCCGGGGGCAGCCTGTCCCCTCTGCGATCGACCCCCCTGGATGAAACGCACTGGCAACGGGTGCAGCAGAAGCACCGTACCCAGCAACAGGAACTGCGGGGGCAAGTTGTGGGTGGTTCGAGAGCAATTGGCCGTCTCCGAGCGAGAAATTCAGGTGTTACGGCAGGAATATCAAGACCTGAACCAAGAGCTAGTGCTCTACAACACCATTTGGGAGCAACGGGGGCAATTACAAGCCCAGATTCAGGGAATCCTCGACTCCCAAACCCAATTAGCGGCGATCGCCGCCGAAATTTCCGCCCTAGAAGCCTCCTTGCAGCAAGGCGACTTTGCCGCCGAGCTTCAGGCTGAACTGCAACAGCTGTCCCAACACCTGGAATTGCTGCCCTACGACGAGAAAGATCACGCCCTCGCCCGAGGGGAGGTGGAACGCTGGCGTTGGGCGGAGATTAAACAAGCCGAAATCAAACAAGCCCAGCGCCGTCTGACCCAGAGCCTGACCCAGCCGCCGCTCCTGCAAACCCAGATCAGCAACTGCCAGCAGCAACTCGACTATCTGTTGGGTACGGGGGCATTTGCCGAAGCTCCGGGGGAGATCCAGCAGCAGATTATTCACCTGGATCAGCAATTGGCCGCGATTGGCTATGACCCCGAGCAGCACCACGCCCTGCGGACTCAGGTACGTCAGGTGCAGTCCTGGCAAATTCGGTATCAGGAACTCCAGCAAGCCCAACAGCAAGCCCCCCCCCGTACAACAGCGACGCGACTATTTAGTTCAAGCCCTGCAGGCACGAGGGCAGGATTTGCAGACCACTGACCAGACCCTAAAGACACTGCAACAGCAATTACAGCAAACCCCCGATGGCACCCCGCAGATGCAAGCCCTCGAAGCTCAAATGCAGCAGCGCCGTCAACAACTGGATGGGCAATTAGGGCATCTAGGTCGCCTGCAACAGCAACTCAGTCACCTAGAGAGCCTGCGGGCCCAACTGCAAGGTCAGCAACAGCACCTTCAAGCCCTGCGCCGCCAATATCGCCTCTATCAGGAACTGGCTCAAGCCTTTGGCAAGAATGGGATTCAAGCCTTAATGATTGAGAATGTCTTACCCCACCTGGAAGCTGAAACCAACCAAATTCTGGCGCGCCTCAGTGCCAACCAGCTCCATGTCCAGTTTGTCACCCAACGGGCCAGTCGTCGTGACCAAGGGCGATCAGCGAAGGCCAAAGCCCAGGGTTTCAAGCTGATCGACACCCTGGATATTCTGATCGCTGACACGGCTGGCACCCGTCCCTACGAAACATACTCAGGGGGGGGAAGCCTTTCGAGTCAACTTTGCCATTCGACTGGCACTGGCGCGGCTGCTGGCGCAACGATCAGGGACAGCCCTGCAATTGCTGATTATTGATGAAGGGTTTGGTACCCAGGATCAGGAAGGGTGCGATCGCCTGATTGCCTCCATCAATGCGATCTCCGGGGATTTCGCCTGCATTCTGGCTGTGACCCACATGCCTCACTTCAAAGAAGCGTTCTCTGCCCGCATTGAAGTCCAAAAAACACCCAATGGTTCCCAACTGAGTTTGGTTGTTTGATGCCTACTACCTCTTTAACAATGGCATCTTCCAGGTTCGCCGCTGCCTGAAGATGCCCCTGGCATCCTGACCCCCCTCCATTGAGGTGGGCCTGGATGAGTCACGAGGGCTCCAGAAGATGACCGGCACAAAAATGCTGCCACAGCTGTTGGTAGGTCATTTCTAACTTGCGAGTAAAACTGGGGGCATCACAAAGGGGGGAACCTGCCATTTGGGAGCGTAACTTCAATCGTAAATCTGCCAGATGCGCTCGGTTACGGGCAAAGTCTACTGCTTTGATCACATAGTCATCTGGGGTGGTGGCAATCCAATCTGGCAACCCGATGGTTGAGAGTAAGCTCACCCCCACCCGTCCAGCATGGCTGGTACCCGCTAAGGTCAGCACCGGAACTCCCATCCACAGAGCTTCACAGGTCGTTGTTGTGCCGTTGTAAGGAAAGGGATCCAGGGCAATATCTACCTGGTTGTAAAGTCCCAGATGTTCTGCCAGGTCGGGAAGAGAGCCAGCTAATTGCACGCGATCGCGCTCAATGCCATACTCAGCAAAGCATTCCCAATAATAATTTCGTACCGCTTCGTACTGGAGAGATTTGCTTTTCAAAAGCATTTGAGCGGTGGGCAACATCCCGAGAATCTGGGACCATAGTCGGAGTACGGCAAGATTGACTTTAGCAAGATTATTGAAACATCCAAAGGTAATCTGACCCGTTGTAGCTGCGGGCAACGGTACCCCAGGTGGAGCTAGGCTAGGTGGCTGGTAACACAGAAAACAGCCTGGTAGTCGAATTAATTTCTCAGTATAAAAAGCATCAGATGTGCCTTCAGGATCAGCCCATGGGTCTGTGATCCGATAGTGGATTTGTTTTAAGCCCGACGTGCTGGGATAACCCAGGTAAGAAATCTGAACCGGGGCGGGTTGGTGGCTAAAGATCTGGAGGCGATTATTGGCAGTATGTCCTGCCAGATCAATTAAAATGTCAATGCGATCGCTGCGAATTTGGTCTACCAGCTGGGCATCTTTGATCCCAACCGTTGAGTACCAGTGATCGATCCAGCCCTTGAAGCGATGGGTTGTGGCATCGGGCTGATCTACTTGGGCATAGGCAAAAATTTCAAATTCTGCCTTATGGTGGTGCTGCAAGATTGGTGCTAGAAAATAGGCTACGGAGTGGGTGCGCAGATCCGGTGAGACATAGCCAACCCGCAAGCGCCGATTAGGCTTTGGTGAATGGAGTTTCGGTGAAGCAATAGCAGGATTTCCATGCTGGTTTCCCCAACGAATGGCTTCAGTATAAATTTCTGGAGCTGAATACTCTGGACTGTAGAGCATAAACAGCAAGAGGGTGGCGTGATCCTTGCTGCTATTTGGATTCAGCACAACTGCTTTTTCGAATGCTGCGATCGCCGCCGCAAGATCCCCTAAATCCAAATAAAGCAACCCTAAATTTCTATAAATTTCTGAGACCTCGGGTTGCAGCTTTTGAGCTTGTTGATAGCAGTTTAGTGCCGCCAGTAAATCTCCCTGATCCCTCAAGACTTGTCCCAGATTGTTATACGCCTTGTAAAAGGTTGGCTCAATCACTAGGGCTTGTTGATAGGCATGGATGGCCTCGGGAACCTTGCCTTGGGCGTGCAAGACAATTCCTAAATTGTTGTAGGCTTCTGGAAATTCGGGTTGCAAAACCAGAGCGTTTTGATAGCAGGCGATCGCCTGCTGCAAGTCCCCCATTTCCTCTAATACCAATCCCAACTGCCGATGTAAATCAGCATCCTCGGGGGCATGGGCTAGGGCTGTTTGGAGATAGGCAAGGGCATCATTCCACTGCCCTTGTTGTCCGAGGGCAATCCCAACCTGTTTCAGGGCTTCGGGATGGTGCGGATCTAAATCTAAAATCTGCTGGTGGATTCGGGTTACCGCTTTCCCATCCTGAGGATGGACGAAGGTTTCTGCAAGGGTCAACAACCTCTCAATCAGTTCCTCAGTCCAAGCTTTAATTGCCTCTGAGGGAGCCTCTGTTAGAACTGCTAACCAGGTTCCTTGGGCTTCTAATGCTTGTCCTGATAACAACAGGGCTAATCCCAAATCCCAATAAAGCAGCCTCTCCTCTGGTTCAATGGTGATGCATTCTTGGTAAAGGGCGATCGCCGCAGCGTAGTCCCCTTGCTGGAAGAAATCTGTTGCCTGTTGGTGCAAATCACGCATTGGTTTGGCTCAGCAGCAGAAATCACTGCAAGGATAAAACCACAGAATTAAGTATTGCCCATAGTCTATCCTTGGGTCAGCAAATTCAGGGGATCTGTCCCCTCTCTCTGGGGATCACGGACAGGAAAGTCGTTACCCCTATCTCCGAGGCTGAGCGCCCCTACCGGGGCATGGCTGGACAAGGGTTGACTGCTAGACCCTAGGCTCAAGCTCTGGACTATATGGGAAAGGGTCACCGCTAGGGACAGAATAGAACGGCAATAGCTTTACTGGTGAGCTGCTGGCGCTGGATAACAAAATAAATCATAAATATTTGTTAAAGTCTTCCTGTGGGGAGCCTGCATTCAACAACGGAACCTTCAGCAGCGTGAATTCCGGGGAATGTCACGGGCTCTCGTCAGAATTACTGGGGAGACTTAGGATGCTGCGGCTGGAACATATCAGTAAAATTTACCCGACAGGAGAAGTCCTCAAGGATGTGACCTGGGAAGTCAAACCCGGCGATCGCGTCGGCTTGGTGGGGGTCAACGGCGCCGGAAAATCTACCCAATTGAAAATTATTGCCGGGGAAATCGAACCCACCGCCGGGGAAGTGATCCGACCGGCGAGTTTGCACATTGCCTACCTCACCCAGGAATTTGAAGTTGATCCCACCCGAACGGTGCGAGAAGAATTCTGGCGAGCCTTTGGCGATGCCAATCAGGTTCATGAAGCCCTCACCCAGGTTCATCACCAGATGGAAACCGCCAATCCCGAACAACTGGATGAGCTCATTCATGATATGGATCGGCTGCAACGCCACTTTGAAGCCCTGGATGGCTATGGACTCGAAACCCGGATTGAGAAGATTCTACCGGAGATGGGATTCACCCTTGATGATGGCGATCGCCTGGTCAGTGGCTTTAGTGGCGGTTGGCAGATGCGGATGAGTTTGGGCAAAATTTTGCTGCAAAAACCCGATCTGCTGTTACTGGACGAACCGACCAACCACTTAGATCTGGAAACCATTGAGTGGCTGGAGACCTACCTGCGTGGCCTGACGACACCGATGGTAATTGTCTCCCATGACCGCGAGTTTCTCGATCGCCTCTGCACCCAAATTGTCGAAACCGAACGCGGAATCTCCACCACCTATCTGGGCAACTACTCCGCCTACCTGCAACAAAAAGCTGAGATCCGGGACGCCCAGCTGAGTGCCTACGAACGTCAACAACAGGAGTTAGAGAAACAGCAAGCCTTCGTCGATCGCTTCCGAGCCAGCGCTACCCGCAGCACCCAAGCCAAAAGCCGCGAGAAACAACTGGAGAAAATTGAGCGGATTGAGGCTCCGATTGGGGATGTTAGAACCCTGCGGTTTCAGTTTCCCCCAGCTCCCCGCAGTGGTCGCGACGTGGTACTGATTCAAAATCTCGTCCACACCTACGGCGATCGGATTCTGTTTTTAGATGCCAACTTATTACTAGAACGGGGCGATCGGGTTGCTATCCTCGGTCCCAATGGCGCGGGGAAATCCACCCTGCTGCGATTGATCATGGGCATGGAAAGTTCTGTGGAGGGCAGCGTCAAGCTGGGAGATCACAATGTTATTCCCGGCTACTTTGAGCAGAATCAAGCCGAAGCCCTGGATCTGGACAAGACCGTCATTGACACGGTTCACGACGAAGTGCCCCAATGGAGCAATGAAGAAGTCCGCACCCTCCTGGGGCGGTTTCTCTTCAGCGGGGATACGGTCTTTAAAGTAGTCGCGGCTCTCAGCGGCGGTGAAAAAGCCCGATTGGCTTTGGCTAAAATGCTCCTGCGTCCCGCCAACTTGCTGATCCTGGACGAGCCGACTAACCACCTGGATATTCCGGCCAAAGAAATGCTGGAGTCAGCTCTGCAAGCCTATGATGGCACCGTGATCATTGTTTCCCACGATCGCTACTTTATTTCCCAGGTCGCCAACAAAATTGTCGAAATCCGTGAAGGAGAGCTGCTGCTTTATCGGGGCGATTATCACTACTATCTAGAAAAGATTGCTGAGGAGAAAGAATTGGCGCACTTGGAACAACTCGAAGCCGAGAAAGCTGCCAAGGCTATGGCTAAACGTGCGAAGCAGAAGGAAAAAGAGAAATCCAGAAAAGCCAAGGCTGAAACCTAATCTCGACCTCGGTTGGTCAGTATCCTTGGCAATCGGTTCGTCGTGGGTGATTTCAAGGCTAAGTTTTGGGGTATATTCGCTAGGTTGCACACAATCAGAACAGCATTGGTGGGAGCATCTGCCAGTGGCAAGCGGCTAGTTATTAAGGTTCTTGAGGAATAATGGCTATGTCAGAAACCGCAATCCAGTTCATTCAAGCCCGGGAGATTCTCGACTCACGGGGACGCCCAACGGTGGAAGCCGAAGTCTATCTGGAAAACGGGTGCGTCGGGTTAGCCCAGGTTCCCAGTGGTGCCTCAACGGGGAGTTTTGAAGCCCACGAACTCCGCGATGAAGATGCGCGGCGCTATGGGGGTAAAGGGGTGCTGCAAGCGGTAGAAAATGTCCACGAGGAGATCGCCCCAGCCCTATTGGGACTGGATGCCCTGAACCAGGAACTGATAGACCGCACCATGATTGACTTAGATGGGTCGCCGAATAAATCGCGCTTAGGAGCCAACGCCATCCTGGCCGTTTCCTTGGCCACGGCCAAGGCAGGAGCCCATGCCTTGGGACTGCCCCTCTATCGCTACTTGGGGGGCCCCCTCGCTAACTTATTGCCCGTTCCCCTGATGAATGTGATCAATGGGGGGGTCTCACGCCGACAATAATGTTGATATTCAGGAATTCATGATTGTCCCCCTGGGAGCGTCCTCCTTCCGAGTAGCTCTGCGGTGGGGAGCCGAAGTCTTTGCTGCCCTCAGCAAGGTGCTCAAAGATCAGGGCTTACTAACGGGGGTGGGAGATGAGGGGGGGCTTTGCCCCCAATCTCTCTTCCAATCAGGCAGCACTGGATTTATTGATGACGGCCATTACCAAGGCGGGCTATGAACCCGGTATCGATGTGGCTCTGGCGCTGGATGTTGCCGCCAGCGAGTTCTACCGCGAGGGGCAGTATACCTACGATGGCACCGCCCACTCCCCCAGTGAATTGGTGGACTATCTAGCAAGTCTGGTGGCTCAGTACCCGATTGTTTCCATTGAAGACGGTCTGCACGAAGACGACTGGCTACATTGGCAACTCCTGACCGAAAAATTGGGCAGTTCAGTGCAACTGGTGGGAGATGATCTGTTTGTGACCAATCAAACCCGCCTGCAAAAAGGGATTGATCAGGGAGTTGCGAACGCGATTTTGATTAAATTGAATCAAATTGGTTCCCTGACGGAAACCCTGGTAACCATTGACCTAGCAACTCGTAAACGCTATCGCTCGGTGATCAGCCACAGATCGGGGGAAACGGAAGACACTACCATTGCAGATCTAGCTGTTGCCACTCGGGCGGGGCAAATCAAAACAGGTTCCCTTTGCCGCAGTGAGCGCGTCGCGAAGTACAACCAATTGCTGCGGATTGAGGATGAATTGGGGGCACAGGCGGTTTATGCAGGAACTATTGGGTTTGGTCCATGCTGAGAATTTTCCGTGTATGGTAGGGGTGAAGGATATCAATACCGTTTTCACAATTCTTGGTTAAAAAGTTCCTATGAATCTCCGTGCTTTTCTTGCGGTACCCGTGGCGATGACCGTGATGGTCAGCTCAGCTTATCCAGTTCTAGCCTCCCAGTCTGGTGCGATTGACACTGTGCAGTCCGCGACCCGCGTCTTTGATGGGGTGATGTCCAATCCCAAGTCTGAAATTCCCATCGGCATTCTCCGCCGTGCCCAAGCGATCGCCATCTTTCCCAATGTGGTTAAAGCGGGCTTCATCGTCGGTGGCAGCCGAGGAAGGGGCATTCTGGCGATGCGAGGGGCTAAGGGTGGTTGGAGTAATCCTGTATTCCTGACGATTACCAGTGGCAGTGTTGGGTTCCAAATTGGGGCTGCTTCCAGTGATATAGTGCTTGTCTTCATGAATAAGCGCAGTGTTGAAACGGCTCTAACCAACGACTTCACCCTGGGTGGGAGTGTTTCGGTAGCCGCGGGTCCCGTCGGTAAAGATGCTGTTTCCCCCAACGATGCCCAGTCTACGACAGATATTTTTTCCTATACGCGCAATCAAGGCCTATTCGCCGGGGTGTCCCTTGAGGGGTCTAAAACTGCCGTAGACCGCGATCGCAACGGTGATTTCTATGGGCAGAGTCGCATCACTGTGCAGCAAATTGTTACCAACCCCGATCTACCGACACCGCCAGCTGCAGCGGAGTTTAAGCGGGTGTTAGCACGGTATATTCCCCCTCGCTAGAACAGAAATTTCGTGACAATCCCTCATGATCACACTCCTGTCGGAACCACCGTTGATCTCCTCTGGTGGCTGGCTGTAAGGGATGCCTAAAGCAGCAATAGCGTACCAATTCATCCGCTGCATCGGGTGCTTATGGTGCGCTTCCTTTTGAGAGAGGCTTCGCGATCGCGGGGATGGTAGAAGTGCCTCAGATTGTGAGTGAAAAAGGTTGGGTTTCCTTGTGTTAACCCAACCAATAGAAGAGATAAGGAAGAGATATTGCCATCGCCTCAAACTTTTGTGCGATGGGGGGGAAGGCAGTCTCCCAGAATCGGCGTTGGACAGTCTGATTCTGTTCTAATCTGTCTTACTAGCGGGATATTTCTGACACCAAGCCATCAACTGACCCTCGTTGGGCGACGGGGTATCCGTCATCTGTAAAAACGGGTTGTACCCGAGGCGACAGAGGCTATCGATGACCTGTCGAGTTCTGCCCCCCGCCAGCCAGGAACGCATCCAGCCCATCGCCCAGCACCCTCGCATCTTGATCCGCGAGAAATAGGGGCGCAGCAGATCGGTTAACTCGTCAGGATTGTACTCCCGGATATGTAATGGGTCCCATTGGCGATCGGGCTGACGATTGGGGGTACTGATCAGCAGTACGCCTCCCGGTTGCAGAATCCGGTGCATTTCTTGCACGGCCAGTTCTGGATCGTCTAGATGCTCAATG harbors:
- a CDS encoding class I SAM-dependent methyltransferase — translated: MSDFEKYRRNGAYHWRQVDRRWGNPEFNPPLLARYQGLAQLASASATKVLDVGCGDGYLLYRVSQRCPQAKLFGIDGDEVGIQLAAAQLQQHQCPASLQQASAYQLPFEAGEFDLVLSADVIEHLDDPELAVQEMHRILQPGGVLLISTPNRQPDRQWDPLHIREYNPDELTDLLRPYFSRIKMRGCWAMGWMRSWLAGGRTRQVIDSLCRLGYNPFLQMTDTPSPNEGQLMAWCQKYPASKTD
- a CDS encoding tetratricopeptide repeat protein, which codes for MRDLHQQATDFFQQGDYAAAIALYQECITIEPEERLLYWDLGLALLLSGQALEAQGTWLAVLTEAPSEAIKAWTEELIERLLTLAETFVHPQDGKAVTRIHQQILDLDPHHPEALKQVGIALGQQGQWNDALAYLQTALAHAPEDADLHRQLGLVLEEMGDLQQAIACYQNALVLQPEFPEAYNNLGIVLHAQGKVPEAIHAYQQALVIEPTFYKAYNNLGQVLRDQGDLLAALNCYQQAQKLQPEVSEIYRNLGLLYLDLGDLAAAIAAFEKAVVLNPNSSKDHATLLLFMLYSPEYSAPEIYTEAIRWGNQHGNPAIASPKLHSPKPNRRLRVGYVSPDLRTHSVAYFLAPILQHHHKAEFEIFAYAQVDQPDATTHRFKGWIDHWYSTVGIKDAQLVDQIRSDRIDILIDLAGHTANNRLQIFSHQPAPVQISYLGYPSTSGLKQIHYRITDPWADPEGTSDAFYTEKLIRLPGCFLCYQPPSLAPPGVPLPAATTGQITFGCFNNLAKVNLAVLRLWSQILGMLPTAQMLLKSKSLQYEAVRNYYWECFAEYGIERDRVQLAGSLPDLAEHLGLYNQVDIALDPFPYNGTTTTCEALWMGVPVLTLAGTSHAGRVGVSLLSTIGLPDWIATTPDDYVIKAVDFARNRAHLADLRLKLRSQMAGSPLCDAPSFTRKLEMTYQQLWQHFCAGHLLEPS
- a CDS encoding lipid-binding SYLF domain-containing protein, which codes for MNLRAFLAVPVAMTVMVSSAYPVLASQSGAIDTVQSATRVFDGVMSNPKSEIPIGILRRAQAIAIFPNVVKAGFIVGGSRGRGILAMRGAKGGWSNPVFLTITSGSVGFQIGAASSDIVLVFMNKRSVETALTNDFTLGGSVSVAAGPVGKDAVSPNDAQSTTDIFSYTRNQGLFAGVSLEGSKTAVDRDRNGDFYGQSRITVQQIVTNPDLPTPPAAAEFKRVLARYIPPR
- a CDS encoding AAA family ATPase, which translates into the protein MIPLRLTLKNFLSYRETTLDFRGLHVACVCGANGAGKSSLLEAIAWALWGQSRAVSEDDMIHQGTKEAQVDFLFENQEQTYRVMRTRTRGQASSLEFQIATANGFRSLTEPGVRATQQLILQHLKLDYETFVNSAYLRQGRADEFMLKRPSERKQILTDLLKLDHYDHLAEQAKERSREFKAKVELLEQVLTTTQTQLQQQPTIAAAQAELEAAIAQMRQAQTAAAAQLQALQVVQQQRQTWEQQQQWHQQQQRNLTQDYQQLQQELVTLQRQQQELTAILQQEAAIAQGYAHWQHLHIQEEVLSKQYQAYQQSQDQRQALLRQQAQQVETLKDQHRQLQAQLEACTQQVQEQQQILSKLPEVEAALEQLHQARTRLSELDQLQTQVTPLHQRRTTLQTQIDRLQARQVARWEELQSQAGTLQHQQLRQPQLEQQLQEATQRIEQLDKRRVYQQRVREKGLERKSFMERLQTHQQDYETQLADLEQKLQLHLSPGAACPLCDRPPWMKRTGNGCSRSTVPSNRNCGGKLWVVREQLAVSEREIQVLRQEYQDLNQELVLYNTIWEQRGQLQAQIQGILDSQTQLAAIAAEISALEASLQQGDFAAELQAELQQLSQHLELLPYDEKDHALARGEVERWRWAEIKQAEIKQAQRRLTQSLTQPPLLQTQISNCQQQLDYLLGTGAFAEAPGEIQQQIIHLDQQLAAIGYDPEQHHALRTQVRQVQSWQIRYQELQQAQQQAPPRTTATRLFSSSPAGTRAGFADH
- a CDS encoding ABC-F family ATP-binding cassette domain-containing protein; amino-acid sequence: MLRLEHISKIYPTGEVLKDVTWEVKPGDRVGLVGVNGAGKSTQLKIIAGEIEPTAGEVIRPASLHIAYLTQEFEVDPTRTVREEFWRAFGDANQVHEALTQVHHQMETANPEQLDELIHDMDRLQRHFEALDGYGLETRIEKILPEMGFTLDDGDRLVSGFSGGWQMRMSLGKILLQKPDLLLLDEPTNHLDLETIEWLETYLRGLTTPMVIVSHDREFLDRLCTQIVETERGISTTYLGNYSAYLQQKAEIRDAQLSAYERQQQELEKQQAFVDRFRASATRSTQAKSREKQLEKIERIEAPIGDVRTLRFQFPPAPRSGRDVVLIQNLVHTYGDRILFLDANLLLERGDRVAILGPNGAGKSTLLRLIMGMESSVEGSVKLGDHNVIPGYFEQNQAEALDLDKTVIDTVHDEVPQWSNEEVRTLLGRFLFSGDTVFKVVAALSGGEKARLALAKMLLRPANLLILDEPTNHLDIPAKEMLESALQAYDGTVIIVSHDRYFISQVANKIVEIREGELLLYRGDYHYYLEKIAEEKELAHLEQLEAEKAAKAMAKRAKQKEKEKSRKAKAET